Genomic DNA from Blastocatellia bacterium:
CGACATCGTTGACATCAATGCCCACGTCTTCGCCAGTGATGAAGCGCCCGCCCAGGCTTTGCACAAATCGCCCGAAGGCACGAAAGAGCGCTTCCGATTTATCCGTTTTGGGATTGCCGATGATGACCGCCTTGCCGCCGCCCAGGTTGAGTCCCGCTGCCGCCGCCTTGTAGGTCATTCCCCGCGACAGTCGCAAGGCATCAATGAGAGCGTCCTCATCGGTCGCGTACGGCCACATGCGGGTCCCCCCAAGCGCCGGTCCCAGGGTCGTATCGTGAATGGCGATGATCGCCCGTAATCCGACGTCTTTATTCTGGCAGAAGATCACTTCCTCGTGACCGCCTTCTTCCATTCGGGAGAAGCAGTTCATCCTGTCACCTCCGGCGAAAAAATGGAGTCGCGCGGGTTTCCCCGCCTGTATCGCTTGGAGCGCAAGCTTTCCAGCCGGCGTTTCTCGCAGACTCGAAAATCTGCGCTACGTCGGCAGACTGAAAAGTCTGCGCTACGCTGGGATTTGAGCTGCTCGGCCATAGTCGTATCCGCTCTCGAACGCTTTCTGGTTCAGGGCGACAGCGGACGAGGGGAACGAGGTAGCCAGTGCTTGAGTCATCGCTTCCACCGTCGCTACCTGAGCGAGCGCCGTCAGGCAGCCGAGCATGACGACGTTGGCGACGATGCGATGCCCGAGCTGTTCGGCCAGGCGCGTGGCCGGAATGCGGAACAGGCGCACGTCGGGTCGCACCGGGTCCGGGACGACCAAATCCTCATCAATGAGCAACAGTCCCTCCGGTTTCAACTCAGCGGCAAACGTCGTGTAGGCTTCCTGCGACATGGCGATGACGATGTCGGGTCGGGTGAGATAGGGATAGTGAATCGGTTCATCGGCGATGATCACCTGGGCGCTACAGGCGCTGCCCCGCGCTTCCGGCCCGTAGGACTGAACCAGAGTGGCATAGCGATGATCATAGAGCGCCGCCGCCTTGCCCACCAGATAGCCGGCCAGGATGACTCCCTGCCCGCCGAAACCGGAAATTCTCACCTCGGTGTGGCTCATCGCGTTCTGTTATCCCTCCACGGCTTCGATCTCGTCATGAACCTTCTCGACGTAGGGCTCGACCATGAAGGCGGCCAGTTGCCGACGCATCATCTGGTGGTAGGTTGGCCGCTCGCGATCCACGAACTTGCCAAGGATAATCTCACCTCGCACATCGAGTCCATCCTCATCGGGAAGAGTTCCATGAACGATCTTGCTGTGAGTCTTGAAGTACTTCATCATCTCCAGCGCATCGCCCAGCCGATTGCGGCGCAAATAGCCGGTCGGGCAGGGCGAAATCACTTCGACGAAGCTGAATCCGGGTTTCATCACAGCTTCCTCCAGAGCCGTGATGAGGCGGCGAACGTGGAAGACGGTCCAGCGGGCGACGTAGACGGCACCGCTGGCGGCGGCCAGACGCGGCAGGTTGAACGGATACTCGAAGTTCCCGTAGGGGCTGGTGCTGCTTTTCGCCGCCAGCGGCGTCGTGGGCCCCATCTGTCCGCCGGTCATGCCGTAGATGAAATTGTTGACGCAGACGACCGTCAGATCGAGATTGCGCCGGGCGGCATGGATGAAGTGATTGCCCCCGATGGCCGCCAGATCGCCGTCGCCGGTGAAGACGATGACCGTCAACCGGGGATTGGCCAGCTTCAACCCGGTGGCGAAGGGGATGGCCCGACCGTGGGTGGTGTGAAAGGCATCGAGCTTGACATAACTGGCGACGCGAGCCGAACAACCGATGCCCGACACGACGGCCACCTGATCGAGCGGCAGCTTCAGATTCTCCAGCGCCAGAAGCAGACTCTTCATCGCAATGCCGATGCCGCAGCCCGAACACCAAATATGCGGGAAGCGGTCGGTGCGCAGCAGATAATCGAGGGGATGTGCGAGCGTCTCACTCATGGAGAGCCTCCTCAATGGCCGCCAGAATCTCACCGGGATCGTGCACGCGTCCGCCGGCGCGCGTCACCGGGCGCGTGCGGGCACAACCGGCGGCAGCGCGTTCGACTTCCAGGGCGATCTGTCCCAGATTAATTTCCGGCACGACGAAGGCTCTGATCTGCTCGGCCAGTTCGCGCACGCGCGTTTCGGGAAAAGGCCACACGGTCACCAATCGCAGGAGTCCCACGGGCAGGCCCTTGTGGCGGGCCCGTTCAACCGCATAGCGGGCCACGCGCGCACTGATGCCATAGGAGATCACGACCACTTCAGCATCCTCGGTCGCCCACTCGTCCAGCCGAATGATCTCGTCGGCATGGCGCCGAATCTTCTCCACCAGCCGTCGCACCAGGGCGTCGTGCACCTCGGCGGATGTTGCCGGATAGCCTCGTTCGTCATGCGTCAGTCCGGTGATGTAGACGCGATAGCCTTCTCCGGCCGCCACCATCGGCGGAACCAAATCGGCCTCGGCGCGGAAGGGCCAGTAGGCCTCGGGTGGACCGGTGAACTTCTTCCGGTTCACCACCGGAATTTCATCCCGGGGCGGAATGACCACCTTCTCCGTAAGGTGGCCGACGACGGCATCGCTCATGACGAGAACCGGCAGGCGATAGGTCTCCGACAGGTTGAAGGCGAGCACGGTGAGGTCGAACATCTCTTGGGCGCTCATGGGAGCCAGGGCGATGACTCCATAATCTCCGTGCGCGCCCCAGCGGGCCTGCATCATGTCAGCTTGACTGACGAGCGTCGGCAATCCGGTCGAGGGTCCCCCTCGTTGAACGTTGACGATGACGCAGGGTGTTTCCGTCATCATGCCGAGGCCGAGGTTTTCCATCATCAGGCTGAAGCCCGGGCCGGACGTGGCCGTCATGGCTTTGAGCCCTCCCCAGGCGGCTCCCAGGACGGCACTGATCGAGGCGATCTCGTCTTCCATCTGGATGTAGATTCCGCCCACTTCGGGCAGGCGTTCGGCCATGCGCTCGGCGATCTCGGTAGCCGGCGTGATGGGATAGCCAGCGAAGAAGCGGCAGCCCGCCGCCAGTGCCCCTTCAGCGCAGGCGACATCGCCGTTGATGAAGTGTTCGCCGGTGAGGACCGCTCGATCGGACGTCATGGCTTCGATCCATTCTCCGTAACGACGTAGACGGCGAACTCCGGACACAACAGTTGACAGAGCTGACAATTCGTACAGGCGCTTTCGTCCACCACCTGCGGGATGTGATACCCTTTGGCATTGAACCGATCCGACATCACCAGCACATGCTTGGGACAGAACTCCACGCAGAAGGCGCAGCCCTTGCATCGCTCCGCCAGAAGAAAGACATGAACGCGCGCCCGCCCGCGGGAGGGGCGAGAAACGACGGTCACATGAGCAGCTTGGTTCGGCATGCGTCTCTCCCTTTCAGTCGAGAGCCGAGACCTCCAGATAGTAAACCTTCTGGATCAGCTCGTTCTCTTCGGTCTCGTGTCGCTGGATGAGAGCGAAAAGATTCTGACAGCGCTGGCGAAAGTCGGCAAACGATGCCCCCCAACCTGTGGCCTGAAGATCGGAGGCACTGATCAGGTCATCCACATTCCGGAGAATCCGCACGTGATCCTGTCGGAGCTTCTTCACCTGCTCCTCGGCCGAAGGCCAGCGCAGGACGACATCCTCCATGAATCCACCCGTCTCCTCCAGCATGAAATGGCGCAGGAGGTGGCGGCGAAATTGCCAGAGCTTATCGCAGAGTCGCCAGTTCCAGTCGGGATTGTTATGGTGCTCCTCTCCTTCGTCGAGCAAGGCGCGCAGTTCGCCGAGGAGAGACCGCACGACCTCATGCTCTCGGAGAATCTCCTGAGCTGTAGCGACCGATGTTTCGTTCATCGTTCCGACTCCCTCGAGGTCGGTCCGCCCGCCGGAATCCGCTCGGCGGGCGGACCGCTCGATTCTCAGGTCATCCGCCGACGGTGACGGGTTCCGGATGCCGGAGGAGTTTCTCTTCCGCCTCCTGAGCATCCACCACGGCGATGGCTGCCATGTTGACGATGTCTTTGACCTCGCAGCCCCGTTGGAGGACGTGAACCGGCTTGCGCATGCCCATGAGGATGGGGCCGATGGCTTCCGCCCCGCCGAGCCGCTGCACCAGTTTATAGGCCACATTGGCCGATTGCAGGTCGGGGAAGATGAGCACATTGGCTCCCCCCTTGAGTGTGCTGAAGGGATAGTATTCGTCAATCAGCTCCGGCACCACGGCGGTGTCGGCCTGCATCTCGCCATCCACCATGAGATCGGGAGCCCGCTCTTTGACCAGGCGCGTGGCCTCGCGGACTTTATCCACGAACCGATGGCGGGCGCTGCCGAAATTGGAAAACGAGATCATGGCGATGCGCGGCTCGATGTGGAAGCGCCGGGCCACCTCAGCGGCGCAGAGAGCGATTTCGGCCAGCTCCTCGGCCGTCGGCTCGATGTTGACCGTTGTGTCGGCGAAGAAGTAGACCTTGTCCTTGAGGATCATCATGTAGAGACCCGAGACGCGCGACACATCCTCCCGCATCTGGATGATCTGAAGAGCCGGACGAATGGTCTCCGGATAGTGCTGGGTGACGCCAGCAATGAGCGCGTCGGCATCGCCCCGCCGCACCATCATCGCGCCGAAGATAGTGGGATTGCGCATCTGCTCCAGAGCATCGCGCCAGGTCACGCCCTTGCGCTGGCGCAGTTCGTAGAATTCGCGGGCATAGCCCTCGAACTTGGGCGAACGGATCGGATCAATGAGTTCGATCTCGTCGAGCGCGATGTCCAGCTCCCGCGCCTGTTGACGAATCCGCTCCTCATTGCCCAGCAGCACGGGACGAGCGATGCCCTCGTCCACCAGCAGATGAGCGGCCCGCAGCACCTTTTCGTTCTCCCCTTCGGGGAAGACGACGCGCTTCGGATTGCGCCTGGCTTGATGGATCATGATCCGCATCACTTCACGGGATTTGCCCAGGCGGCTCTCCAGTTGCTCCTTGTACTCCTCGATGTCAATGTGCAGCCGGGCCACACCGCTTTCCATCGCTGCCTGAGCCACCGCCGACGCTTCCCAGATGAGCACCCGATGATCGAGCGGTTTGGGAATGAGATAGTCCGGTCCAAACCGCAGACGTTCGCCGCCGTAAGCTTTCATGACCGAATCGGGAACATCTTCTTTGGCCAGCGCCGCCAGAGCGCGTGTGGCTGCCAGTTTCATCTCCTCGTTAATCGTGGTGGCGCGAACATCCAGCGCCCCCCGGAAGATGAAGGGGAAGCCGAGGACATTATTGACCTGATTGGGATAGTCCGAGCGTCCGGTGGCCATGATGACGTCCGGGCGGGCGGCCTTGGCTTCCTCCCAGGTGATTTCGGGATCGGGATTGGCCATGGCGAAGACGATCGGGCGCTCGGCCATCGAACGAACCATCTCGGGCGTCACGCAGTTAGCCACCGACAATCCGACGAATACATCGGCTCCCACCATCGCTTCGGCCAGCGTGCGAGCATCGGTCTCTGCCGCCAGCTCTTCCTTCCAGGGATTCATGCCGACGGTTCGCCCTTTGTAGATGACTCCTTTGGTGTCGCAGAGGATCAGGTTCTCCTTTTTCACGCCCAGGCGGAGATAGTATTTGGCGCAGGCGATGCCCGACGCACCCGCTCCGTTGAAGACGACCTTGATCTCATCTATGCGCTTACCCACGATCTCCAGAGCATTGAGCAGCGCCGCTCCGGAAATGATCGCCGTTCCATGTTGATCGTCGTGAAAGACGGGGATGCTCAGCTCGCGCTTGAGCGTCTCCTCGATGTAAAAACATTCGGGCGCTTTGATGTCCTCCAGATTGATGCCGCCGAAGGTCGGTTCGAGCAGTTTGACGACGCGGATGACTTCGTCGGGATCATGTGTGTTGATCTCGATGTCAAAGACATCAATATCGGCGAAGCGCTTGAACAAAATCCCCTTGCCCTCCATCACCGGTTTTCCCGCCAGCGCGCCAATATCGCCCAACCCCAGGACAGCCGTTCCGTTGGTGACGACGGCGACGAGATTTCCTTTGGCCGTGTAAAGATAGGCATCGTCGGGATTGGCTTGAATGCGCAGGCAGGGGACGGCGACTCCCGGCGTGTAGGCCAGCGAGAGATCGCGCTGGGTGAGGCAGGGCTTGGTGGGGACGACTTCGATTTTGCCCCTTCGTCCCTGGCTATGATAATCGAGGGCTTCCTGTTCCTTGATCATGACCTCCTCCCGAAAAATAGCCCAC
This window encodes:
- a CDS encoding 2-oxoacid:acceptor oxidoreductase family protein, with product MSHTEVRISGFGGQGVILAGYLVGKAAALYDHRYATLVQSYGPEARGSACSAQVIIADEPIHYPYLTRPDIVIAMSQEAYTTFAAELKPEGLLLIDEDLVVPDPVRPDVRLFRIPATRLAEQLGHRIVANVVMLGCLTALAQVATVEAMTQALATSFPSSAVALNQKAFESGYDYGRAAQIPA
- a CDS encoding 2-oxoacid:ferredoxin oxidoreductase subunit beta translates to MSETLAHPLDYLLRTDRFPHIWCSGCGIGIAMKSLLLALENLKLPLDQVAVVSGIGCSARVASYVKLDAFHTTHGRAIPFATGLKLANPRLTVIVFTGDGDLAAIGGNHFIHAARRNLDLTVVCVNNFIYGMTGGQMGPTTPLAAKSSTSPYGNFEYPFNLPRLAAASGAVYVARWTVFHVRRLITALEEAVMKPGFSFVEVISPCPTGYLRRNRLGDALEMMKYFKTHSKIVHGTLPDEDGLDVRGEIILGKFVDRERPTYHQMMRRQLAAFMVEPYVEKVHDEIEAVEG
- a CDS encoding 2-oxoacid:acceptor oxidoreductase subunit alpha produces the protein MTSDRAVLTGEHFINGDVACAEGALAAGCRFFAGYPITPATEIAERMAERLPEVGGIYIQMEDEIASISAVLGAAWGGLKAMTATSGPGFSLMMENLGLGMMTETPCVIVNVQRGGPSTGLPTLVSQADMMQARWGAHGDYGVIALAPMSAQEMFDLTVLAFNLSETYRLPVLVMSDAVVGHLTEKVVIPPRDEIPVVNRKKFTGPPEAYWPFRAEADLVPPMVAAGEGYRVYITGLTHDERGYPATSAEVHDALVRRLVEKIRRHADEIIRLDEWATEDAEVVVISYGISARVARYAVERARHKGLPVGLLRLVTVWPFPETRVRELAEQIRAFVVPEINLGQIALEVERAAAGCARTRPVTRAGGRVHDPGEILAAIEEALHE
- a CDS encoding 4Fe-4S dicluster domain-containing protein: MPNQAAHVTVVSRPSRGRARVHVFLLAERCKGCAFCVEFCPKHVLVMSDRFNAKGYHIPQVVDESACTNCQLCQLLCPEFAVYVVTENGSKP
- a CDS encoding hemerythrin domain-containing protein, with protein sequence MNETSVATAQEILREHEVVRSLLGELRALLDEGEEHHNNPDWNWRLCDKLWQFRRHLLRHFMLEETGGFMEDVVLRWPSAEEQVKKLRQDHVRILRNVDDLISASDLQATGWGASFADFRQRCQNLFALIQRHETEENELIQKVYYLEVSALD
- the pta gene encoding phosphate acetyltransferase, with the translated sequence MIKEQEALDYHSQGRRGKIEVVPTKPCLTQRDLSLAYTPGVAVPCLRIQANPDDAYLYTAKGNLVAVVTNGTAVLGLGDIGALAGKPVMEGKGILFKRFADIDVFDIEINTHDPDEVIRVVKLLEPTFGGINLEDIKAPECFYIEETLKRELSIPVFHDDQHGTAIISGAALLNALEIVGKRIDEIKVVFNGAGASGIACAKYYLRLGVKKENLILCDTKGVIYKGRTVGMNPWKEELAAETDARTLAEAMVGADVFVGLSVANCVTPEMVRSMAERPIVFAMANPDPEITWEEAKAARPDVIMATGRSDYPNQVNNVLGFPFIFRGALDVRATTINEEMKLAATRALAALAKEDVPDSVMKAYGGERLRFGPDYLIPKPLDHRVLIWEASAVAQAAMESGVARLHIDIEEYKEQLESRLGKSREVMRIMIHQARRNPKRVVFPEGENEKVLRAAHLLVDEGIARPVLLGNEERIRQQARELDIALDEIELIDPIRSPKFEGYAREFYELRQRKGVTWRDALEQMRNPTIFGAMMVRRGDADALIAGVTQHYPETIRPALQIIQMREDVSRVSGLYMMILKDKVYFFADTTVNIEPTAEELAEIALCAAEVARRFHIEPRIAMISFSNFGSARHRFVDKVREATRLVKERAPDLMVDGEMQADTAVVPELIDEYYPFSTLKGGANVLIFPDLQSANVAYKLVQRLGGAEAIGPILMGMRKPVHVLQRGCEVKDIVNMAAIAVVDAQEAEEKLLRHPEPVTVGG